The Streptococcus sp. DTU_2020_1001019_1_SI_AUS_MUR_006 sequence TTTGATCAAGTCAAAGCTAACTTATCTGTGGAGTTACGAAAGGTTCTGGCTATGGACAAGTCCATCAATACTGAGGGAACTGTAGTAGCTGATTATATCGCTAAGAAAATCACCGATAATAAAGAAGCCTTCTTAGTTGGTTTAACCTACCTAAATCGTTGGTATAACATCAATTATGACACCATCAATGTCAAAGATTTATCTGCCTATAAGTTTGATTTCTTTGGTAATAACGATGCGTCGACACTAGACACGATCATTGCCTTAGGTCGCTCTGGTTTTGAAAATCTCAAGGCAAAAAATACTTATCAAACCTATGATACTTCCTTGTCTGAGGCAACTGGTAAGCGAGGTTTATTCAATTATCTTGAAAGTTATCGTAATCTCTTTTTGCCGTATAAGACCAATAATGAATGGCTCAAGGATAATACAAAAGCCTATATTATCGAGGCCAAGTCGGACATTGCAGAAGCTAAGGCGCTCCAAGACAATGCGAATGATAAGAGTAAGTACTCTGTCGGAGTTTATGATAAGATTACATCTGATAGTTGGGAACATAAGGGTATGTTGCTACCGCTTTTGACTATGACTGAAAAGGGTGTCTACATCATTTCCAATATGTCTACCATCTCTATGGGAGCTTATGATCGTTACCGAGATATTGTTGATGGGAAGGTCCGTACAGATGCTGAACTTGCTAGCTATGTTGAAGATCGAGTGAGAAAGTCAGCTGAATGGCAGAGAGACCATTACGATTTCTGGTACAAGATTTTAAGTGATGAAAGTAAAGATAAACTCTTCCGTTCGGTCTTGGTTTATGATGGTTTTGCTCTCAAAGATAAGAATGGTCAAAGATATTGGGCCCAACCACATGACAAGCAGTCCACTGCAATGCAGGAATTCTTTGGACCAGCTGGTAAGTGGTATCCAAGCAAGGGCTATAATGCTTACGCAACAGGAAGTATGACCCATTTTGACAATGCTCGTCTGCTAGAAGATTACGGAAACTCTGTTTATACACACGAGATGACACACAACTCTGATGGAGCCATTTATTTTGAAGGCTTTGGTCGTCGTGAAGGTCTAGGGGCAGAACTTTACGCTCGTGGTCTTTTACAATCTACACCAAGTCCAGATGAAGCGACAATCACCCTCAATACTCTATTCAAGGTTGATAAGGATTCTAAGACACGTCTCCATACTTATAACTTTAAAGAGCGCGTTCAGAATGAAGCAGACCTAAAAGGTTACGTTCATGGTATGTTTGATATGATCTATACGCTTGATTACCTAGAAGCAAGCTCTATCTTGAAGCAGACAGATGAAGCCAAGATGAAGTGGTTTAGAAAAATGGAAAACTACTACATTACTGATAAGTATGGCAAACAAACCCATGCTGGTAACCAGACACGGACCTTCACTGCTGAAGAGATTAAGAAACTAAAAACTTTTGAATCCTTGATTGACAATGATGTCATTACTCGTCGTGAAAACAAGGATAGTGGCAAGTATGCACGAAATGGTTATCTCAGTCTCAGTCTATTCTCTCCAATTTATTCAGCGCTTAGCAATCCAACTGGTGCGCCAGGTGATGTCATGTTCCGTCGTACAGCCTATGAGTTGCTGGCAGCTAAGGGCTATCATGAAGGATTTATCCCATATGTATCTGGTAAATTGTCAGAAGAAGCTCTGAAAGAGGGAAGCGCAACTTGGGATGGATGGCTCGGAAGAGATGTTGGTCTAGTGACAGACCAGAAGGTTCTAGAAAATGTATTCAAAGGTGAGTATGACTCTTGGGCAGCCTTTAAGAAGGCCATGTACCAAGAGCGGATTGACAAATTGACAAAATTGAAGCCGATCACCATTGAATATGAACTCAGAAACCCAAATAGTACGAAGCAAGTAACTATTCGATCTTATAAAGATATGCAAAGGCTAATGGATGAGGCGACAGCAGAGGATGTTCGTAATATTGACAATGCTACAAGTCGCGTCGAAGCTAGCTGGGTTAACTTACTGAAGAAAAAGATTTATAATGCTTATCTTCGTACAACGGATGACTTCCGTCAGTCTATCTTTACCAAATAAGCCGCAGTATTATTTTGGTAAGTAGCATTATCCCTAAGTCTAAAAAGGCTTAGGGATTTTTACTCTGGAAATTCATATAAAAAAAGAATATATGAGTAAAGGAAAATAAAGTGTCGCTGATGATATTGTGGTCTACTTGGAAGAGCTTTGAATTTAACCTAAAATATGGTAGAATAACAATTATTACAATTTGAAGGAGACATTTATGAAAACAAAAACACTAGCGCAAATTTCTGGAATTATTGGGACTATTGCAGGCTCGCTCTTGGCAATTTTGCCAGTCGTAATATTAATGGTTGCATCTATTTTTGCGAATGAAGATTTTGCAGGAGTAGTTTTAGCGATTATCTTCATTGTTTTTACCTTAGTAAAAATCGCAACTCTCATTCTTGGAATTCTCTCTCTAATCTACTATAAGGATGATAAGCGCATGTCAATGGCACCATCTGTTTTGTTAATCGTAGGTTCTGTAGTCGGATTGATTCCATTTTTAGGCTGGATTGGTGGCATTGTCATTGTCATCGGTGGTGCCCTATTCCTGACAAGCTTGAAACAATTTCAAGTTCAAGAATAGTTGTTTATTGAGAGAAGGGGAGGTCACCTCTTCTCTTTTAAATCGATTTTGACTAGCTTTTTTGTGAAAAATTGTGTAAAATAGAATAGATAAACGAGGGAAACCTCGGAAAATAAAAGGAGTATCCATCAAATGGTAAAATTGGTTTTTGCTCGCCACGGTGAGTCTGAATGGAACAAAGCTAACCTTTTCACTGGTTGGGCTGATGTTGATTTGTCTGAAAAAGGAACACAACAAGCGATTGACGCTGGTAAATTGATCAAAGAAGCTGGTATCGAATTTGACCAAGCTTACACTTCAGTATTGAAACGTGCGATCAAAACAACTAACTTGGCTCTTGAAGCATCTGACCAATTGTGGGTTCCAGTTGAAAAATCATGGCGCTTGAACGAACGTCACTACGGTGGTTTGACTGGTAAAAACAAAGCTGAAGCAGCTGAACAATTTGGTGATGAGCAAGTTCACATCTGGCGCCGTTCATACGATGTGTTGCCTCCTGCAATGCCTCGTGATGACGAATATTCAGCTCACACAGACCGTCGTTATGCTTCACTTGACGACTCAGTTATCCCAGATGCTGAAAACTTGAAAGTGACTTTGGAACGTGCTCTTCCATTCTGGGAAGATAAAATCGCTCCAGCTCTTAAAGATGGTAAAAACGTATTCGTAGGAGCACACGGTAACTCAATCCGTGCTCTTGTAAAACACATCAAACAATTGTCAGACGACGAAATCATGGATGTAGAAATCCCTAACTTCCCACCATTGGTATTCGAATTCGACGAAAAATTGAACGTAGTTTCTGAATACTACCTTGGAAAATAAAAAATTGTAAGTTTAGGATTGATTTATATCGATTTCAAAAAGTTACACAAATAATTCAAGCGAAGGATTTAGTTCTGTCTTGCACAGGGCTGAGTCCTTTTAGTTTGATTTTATACTCTTCGAAAATCTCTTCAAACCACGTCAGCGTCGCCTTACTGTATATGTAGGATACTGACTACGTCAGTTCCATCTACAACCTCAAAACAGTGTTTTGAGCTAACTTCGTCAGTTCTATCCACAACCTCAAAACGGTGTTTTGAGCAACCTGCGGCTAGCTTCCTAGTTTGCTCTTTGATTTTCATTGAGTATTTAAGTATAGTGGATTGAACCTAGAATAGTAGGCTACGGATTCTAAAACATTTATAGAAATTCATTTGACTTTCCTAATTTCTTTGTTCATATCTTATTTTAATCCACTATAATAATCAATATTGTTTACAATTTCATATCACATTTGGTTCAGGGCCTTAAACATTTTCCCATAGCCTTAGAACGAGATCCCATTTCCAAGCACTAAAGAAGAGAATCATCGTGTCCTTTTTATTTATAAGAATACTTGTTATTAAAAAATTGATGATAAAAATCAGGGTGTTATTCCCGTCCTTGGTAGCTATGAGAGATAGTATACTCGGATTGGTCAATTTTGAAAGCCTCTGCTAACATGCCGTTCACTTGTTTTTGATTTGCTGAAGTAGAAAGGGTATAAGTGCTCATTCATTATTAAAGTCATATAATGCTGACCAGCAGCCAAGAAAAATCTAACATTTAGGGTGCAGGTCATTCCTGTTTTTTACCAGCAAACTCTCCTCCAGTATCTGTAAGAATGATAGGAAAGAGATAGTTGAAGTACGATTATCTGTAAGATTCATTTTGAAAATTAGTAAAAAAATGGTATAATGAATGGAAAAGATTCGGCTGAAAGTGAATTGGACTTTCAGAAAAAGAGAGCTTTTAAAGCTCTACAAACAGTTGAAGTGACTATTCGGAGGAAAAATGAATACTATTAAATTAACAACACTTGGTGGTGTGCGTGAAAATGGTAAAAACATGTACATCGCAGAAATTAACGACTCGATTTTTGTATTAGATGCAGGTTTGAAATACCCTGAAAATGAACAGTTGGGTGTCGATGTCGTTATTCCCAACATGGACTATTTGTTTGAAAATAGTGACCGTATTGCTGGGGTCTTCCTAACACACGGGCATGCGGATGCGATTGGCGCCCTCCCTTATCTCTTGGCAGAAGCTAAGGTTCCTGTATTTGGCTCAGAGTTGACTATCGAACTGGCCAAACTCTTTGTTAAGGGAAATGACAGCGTCAAGAAATTTGATGATTTCCATGTCATTGATGAAAATACAGAGATTGATTTTGGTGGAACGGTAGTATCCTTCTTCCGTACAACCCACTCTATTCCAGAAAGTTTGGGTGTGGTCTTGAAAACATCTGAAGGAAACATCGTCTATACAGGGGATTTCAAGTTTGACCAAACGGCTAGTGAATCTTACGCCACTGACTTTGGGCGTTTGGCAGAGATTGGTCGCGAAGGGGTCTTGGCTTTGCTTAGTGACTCAGCAAATGCAGATAGCAATATCCAAGTAGCTAGTGAAAATGAAGTTGGTGTAGAAATCACGCAAACCATTTCTGACTGGGATAGACGTATCATCGTTGCTGCAGTTGCAAGTAACCTTTCTCGTATCCAGCAAGTTTTTGATGCAGCTGCGGAGACTGGACGCCGTGTTGTCTTGACAGGATTTGACATTGAAAATATCGTCCGTACAGCGATTCGCTTGAAAAAATTGTCTCTAGCAAGTGAAAATCTTTTGATTAAACCAAAAGATATGTCTCGTTTTGAAGATCACGAATTGATCATCCTTGAAACTGGACGTATGGGTGAACCCATTAACGGCCTACGCAAGATGTCTATCGGTCGTCACCGTTATGTTGAAATCAAAGAAGGTGACCTAGTTTATATCGTTACAACGCCATCAATCGCCAAGGAAGCGGTGATGGCACGTGTAGAAAATATGGTTTACCAAGCGGGTGGAGTTGTCAAGCCAATTACTCATAGCTTACGTGTCTCAGGCCATGGGAATGCGCGTGATTTGCAATTGATGATCAATCTCTTGCAACCTAAATATCTCTTCCCGATCCAAGGAGAATACCGTGAGTTGGATGCCCATGCTAAGGCGGCTATGGCAGTTGGTATGTTGCCGGAACGGATTTTCATCCCTAAAAAAGGAACAACCATGTCTTATGAGCATGGGGACTTTGTTCCATCTGGTGCAGTGACAGCAGGCGATGTCTTGATTGATGGGAATGCTATCGGGGATGTTGGGAATGTCGTCCTTCGTGACCGTAAGGTCTTGTCAGAAGATGGTATTTTCATCGTGGCTATCACTGTTAACCGTCGTGAGAAAAAAATCATTGCTAAAGCTCGAGTGCACACGCGTGGATTTGTCTATCTCAAGAAGAGTCGTGATATCTTGCGCGAAAGTACAGAGTTAGTCAATCAAACAGTAGAAGATTACCTCCAAGGTGAAGATTTTGATTGGGCTGAACTCAAAGGTAAGGTACGTGATCATTTGGCTAAGTTCCTCTTTGACCAAACCAAGCGTCGCCCAGCTATCTTACCAGTAGTCATGGAAGCAAAATAGGATCAAATAGCAAGAGAAAGTCGAGTTTCGGCTTTTTCTTATCTTAAACGAATAAGGAGCAAGTTATGGCAGTAATGAAGATTGAGTATTACTCAGAAGTTTTAGATATGGAGTGGGGAGTGAATGTTCTCTACCCAGATGCGTCTCGGGTTGAGGAGCCAGATTCTACAGATATTCCTGTCCTCTATCTCTTACATGGGATGTCAGGGAATCATAATAGCTGGCTCAAACGGACCAATGTAGAGCGCTTGGTGCGAGGGACCAATCTAATTGTTGTCATGCCAAATACAAGTAATGGCTGGTACACAGATACTCAGTATGGCTATAACTACTATACAGCTCTAGCAGAAGAACTGCCTAAAGTGCTCAAACGCTTCTTCCCTAATATGTCTAGCAAGCGTGAAAAGACTTTTATCGCTGGTCTATCAATGGGAGGCTACGGTTCCTTCAAATTGGCCCTATCAACTAACCGTTTCTCACATGCAGCTAGTCTTTCTGGTGCTCTCAGTTTCGAAGAGTTTTCTCCAGAAAGTCAAAATCTTGGGTCGCTTGCTTACTGGCGAGGTGTTTTTGGTAAGCTTGATAACTGGGAAACTAGTCCTTACTCACTTGAAACTCTTGCTAACAAATCAGACAAGAAGACCAAACTCTGGGCTTGGTGTGGTGAACAAGATTTCTTGTATGCTGCCAATAATCTAGCAGTGAAGAATCTCAAGAAACTTGGTTTTGATGTGACCTATAGCCACAGTGCAGGGACCCATGAGTGGTATTATTGGGAAAAACAATTGGAACGGTTTTTGGCTACCTTGCCAATTGATTTTGTTTTGGAAGAACGCTTGTCTTAGTTTTAGTTTTCTTTCAGCTTACTCAAGTAAAATAAGGAATCTATCTTTAGAATGGGAATCCATGGCTTAAAGATGGGTTCTTATTTTTTTTAGAAAGGCGGGAAATCATGTTCTGGATTATTCGTGTTCTATGTCGATTGTTACTAGGGATTTGGCGCATGTTCTGGCGCCTTGTGTGGACTCTTGTAGTCTTAATTCTCATTGCTTTAGGGATTCTCTGGTATGTGACGGGAGATTTATCTGGTATCTTCAATCAAGCGGGGCAACTTGTTCAAGTTGGTCAAGCAGGTTGGCATCAATGGCAAGAAACTGGTAAGTTGCAAGGCTTGTCTCAGACTGATCATCATCAAGATTCAGGAGTAAAATGGCCCCAAGCGCAGGCGACAATTTATATCGATCCCCAAATGGATGCAACCTTCCAAAAGGCCTACGCTGAGGCTATTACCAATTGGAATCAGACCGGTGCTTTTAATTTTGTAGTTGTGACAGAACCTGACCAAGCAACTATTTTTGCGACTGAAATGAATGATGGTTCCACATCTGTTGCCGGTGAGGCGGAGAGTCAGACAAATCTCCTTACTAAACAATTTACTTCGGTAACAGTTCGTTTGAATCATTATTATCTATCTAATCCAAGCTATGGCTATACCTATGATCGTATCTTGCATACAGCAGAGCATGAGTTAGGACATGCCATTGGCTTGGAACATACTAATGAAGTGTCAGTCATGCAGCCAGCAGGTTCTTATTATGGTATTCAGGCTCAAGATGTTCAAGCAGTTCAAGAACTATATGAGTCTGGAGAATAGGTGATTTTCAAACGAAAAATAGAGCTCCCTGATGTAAGCAATGAGGGGAGCTTTTTGCTATAATGGAACTATGAATAACTTGATTAAATCAAAACTGGAGCTCTTGCCGACCAGCCCTGGTTGTTACATTCACAAGGACAAAAACGGCACAATCATCTATGTTGGGAAGGCTAAAAATCTGCGCAATCGTGTGCGATCATATTTCCGTGGGAGCCATGATACCAAAACAGAAGCCTTGGTGTCTGAAATTGTAGATTTTGAGTTTATTGTCACGGAGTCTAATATTGAGGCTCTCCTTCTGGAAATCAACCTGATTAAGGAAAACAAGCCCAAGTACAATATTATGCTCAAGGACGATAAGTCCTATCCTTTCATCAAAATTACCAATGAGCGCTATCCTCGCCTGATTATCACTCGTCAGGTCAAAAAAGACGGAGGTCTTTATTTTGGACCCTATCCTGATGTGGGGGCGGCCAATGAAATCAAGCGACTTCTGGATCGGATTTTTCCTTTTCGTAAGTGTACTAATTCACCGTCTAAGGTCTGTTTTTATTACCATATCGGCCAGTGCGTGGCTCACACCATTTGTAAGAAAGACGAGGCTTTTTTCAAAGCCATGGCGCAAGAAGTCTCTGATTTTCTTAAGGGCCAGGATGACAAAATCATCGATGACCTCAAGGAAAAGATGAATGTGGCAGCTCAGAGTATGGAATTTGAACGCGCGGCGGAATATCGTGATTTGATTCAGGCCATTGGAACCCTTCGGACCAAGCAACGTGTTATGGCTAAGGACCTCCAAAATCGTGATGTCTTCGGCTACTATGTAGATAAGGGTTGGATGTGCGTTCAGGTATTCTTTGTCCGCCAAGGTAAGCTCATTGAGCGCGATGTCAACCTTTTTCCTTACTACAATGATCCAGATGAAGATTTTCTGACCTATGTTGGGCAGTTTTATCAAGAAAAATCTCATCTGGTTCCCAATGAAATTTTGATTCCTCAGGATATTGATGAAGAGGCCGTTAAGGCTTTGGTGGATACCAAAATTCTCAAGCCCCAACGTGGGGAGAAAAAACAACTGGTTAATCTGGCTATAAAGAATGCTCGAGTCAGTCTAGAGCAGAAGTTCAATTTGTTAGAAAAATCTGTCGAAAAGACTCAAGGGGCCATTGAAAACTTGGGACGACTCTTACAAATTCCAACTCCAGTCCGTATCGAGTCTTTTGACAATTCCAATATCATGGGGACTAGTCCTGTTTCTGCCATGGTTGTTTTTGTTAACGGGAAACCGAGCAAGAAGGATTACCGCAAGTATAAGATTAAGACAGTTGTTGGACCAGATGACTATGCAAGTATGCGAGAGGTTATCCGCAGACGCTATTGTCGAGTTCAACGTGATGGCTTGACCCCGCCAGATTTGATTGTCATTGATGGTGGCCAAGGTCAGGTTAATATTGCCAAGCAGGTCATTCAAGAAGAGTTAGGGTTAGATATTCCCATTGCAGGTCTGCAAAAGAATGACAAGCACCAAACCCATGAATTGCTCTTTGGCGATCCGCTTGAGGTGGTAGAGCTGTCTCGTAATTCTCAGGAGTTCTTTCTCCTGCAACGCATTCAGGATGAGGTACACCGTTTTGCCATCACCTTCCACCGTCAGCTTCGTTCTAAAAACTCCTTCTCGTCTCAGCTAGATGGTATTGAAGGATTGGGGCCTAAACGCAAGCAGAATTTAATGAAATATTTTAAATCTCTGACTAAAATCAAGGAAGCCAGCGTGGATGAGATTGTCGCAGTTGGTATACCAAGAGCAGTCGCAGAGGCTGTTCGCCAACACTTGAATCCTCAAGAGCGTATAGAACTAGCTCAGGTAGCAGAGTCGCCTGCTGAATACAAGTGATAAAGTAACAAGGAAAGGTTTTTGCTTTAGCGAGTGCAAGCTAGTCAGAATTGTGGTAAAATAGATAAGATATGACTAAAGAATTTCATCATGTAACGGTCATGCTCCATGAAACCATTGATATGCTTGATGTAAAACCTGATGGTGTTTACGTTGATGCAACCTTGGGTGGAGCAGGCCATAGCGAGTATTTATTAAGTAAATTAAGTGAAAAGGGGCATCTCTATGCCTTTGATCAGGACCAGAATGCCATTGACAATGCCCAAAAACGTCTGGCTCCTTACATCGAAAAAGGAATGGTTACCTTCATCAAGGACAACTTCCGTCATTTGCAAGCACGTTTGCAGGAAGCGGGTGTAGAAGAAATTGATGGCATTTGTTATGACTTGGGAGTTTCGAGCCCGCAATTGGATCAACGTGAGCGAGGTTTTTCTTATAAGAAGGATGCGCCACTGGATATGCGGATGAACCAGGAAGCTAGTCTGACAGCTTATGAGGTTGTCAATCATTATGACTATCATGACCTGGTGCGAATCTTTTTCAAGTATGGAGAAGACAAGTTTTCCAAACAGATCGCTCGGAAGATTGAACAGGCGCGTGAGGTGAAGCCGATTGAGACGACAACGGAATTGGCTGAGATTATCAAGTCTGCTAAGCCTGCCAAGGAACTCAAGAAAAAAGGTCATCCTGCCAAGCAAATTTTCCAAGCCATCCGTATTGAGGTTAATGATGAATTAGGAGCTGCAGATGAGTCCATCCAACAAGCTATGGAATTACTAGCAGTGGACGGAAGAATCTCAGTCATTACCTTTCATTCGCTGGAAGATCGCTTGACCAAGCAATTGTTCAAGGAAGCTTCGACTGTAGAGGTTCCAAAAGGCTTGCCATTCATTCCAGATGATCTTAAGCCTAAGATGGAATTAGTCTCTCGCAAACCGATTCTACCAAGCAAGGAGGAGTTGGAGGCCAATAATCGTTCCCACTCAGCCAAGTTACGAGTAGCTCGAAAAATTCATAAGTAAGGGGATAAAATGGTAGAAAAAAGAGAAACAACGAGCCAATTACTGCAAGCTCGTATCAAGAGATTTTCACGTGTTGAGAAGGCCTTTTACCTTTCGATTGCCATTACAGCCCTTGTCTTAGCCATCAGTGTGGTCTATATGCAAACCAAGCTCCTACAAGTTCAAAGTGATTTGACAACTGTCAACAGACAGATTGAGGAGAAAAAGACGGAGCTGGACGACGCTAAGCAAGAAGTCAATGAATTGATTCGCTCAGAACGTCTGGCGGGTGTCGCGGATTCGCAAGACTTGCAATTAAACAATGGAAATATCCGATCGGCGGAGTAATATATGAAAACATGGAAAGAAAAAATAGTACACTTTGCCATTAAGAATCGCAGAACTCCTCTAGAAAACCGCAGACGAGTTGGAAAAAGCCTTAGTCTCTTGGCTGTCATTCTCTTTGCTGTTTTTTTGGTTAACTTTGCGGTGATTATTGGTACGGGAAAGAAGTTTGGTGTTGACCTGGTCAAAGAAGCTTATAAGGTTCATCAAACAACTCGAACAGTCCCTGCTAAGAGGGGAACCATTTATGATCGTAATGGAACTCCGATTGCAGAAGATGCAACCTCCTACAATGTTTATGCGGTCATTGATAAGGATTATAAGTCTGCGAATGGAGATATTCTATATGTTGAGGAATCTCAGTACAATAAGGTAGCCGAAATTTTCCATAAGTATTTGGATATGGAGGAGACCTACGTCAAAGATCAACTCTCTCAACCCAATCTCAAACAGGTTTCCTTTGGTACTAAAGGAAATGGGATTACCTACGCAAATATGATGTCCATAAAAAAGGATCTAGAAGCTGCCAAGGTTGAGGGAGTGGATTTTACCACAAGCCCCAATCGAAGTTATCCAAATGGGAAATTTGCTTCATCCTTCATTGGTCTAGCCCAGCTTCATGAAAATGAAGATGGTTCAAAGAGCCTTATTGGAACATCTGGTATTGAAAGCTCCTTGAATAGATTGTTAGCAGGGACAGATGGTATTATTACCTATGAAAAGGATCGTTTGGGGAATATCGTTCCAGGTACGGAACAAGTCACTCAACAAACCGTAGATGGAAAAGATGTCTACACGACAATATCTAGTCCTTTGCAATCCTTTATGGAAAGCCAAATGGATGCCTTCCAGGAAAAAGTGAAAGGCAAGTACATGACTGCGACCTTGGTTAGCGCCAAGACAGGAGAAATTCTGGCCACGACTCAAAGGCCGACCTTTGATGCTGATACCAAAGAAGGGATTACAGAGGACTTTGTCTGGCGTGATATCCTTTACCAAAGTAACTATGAACCAGGTTCAACCATGAAGGTCATGACCTTAGCAGCAGCTATAGATAACAATACCTTCCCTGGAGGAGAATATTTCAACAGTAGTGAACTGAAGGTGGCGGATGCTACCATCAAAGACTGGGATGTCAATGAAGGTCTGACTAGTGGTGGAATGATGACCTTCTCGCAAGGTTTTGCTCACTCTAGTAACATCGGTATGACTCTCCTTGAGCAGAAAATGGGTGATGCTACTTGGTTAGACTATCTCAATCGTTTCAAATTTGGAGTTCCGACTCGGTTTGGGATGAGTGAAGAGTATGCTGGTCAACTCCCTGAAGATAATATCGTTAATATTGCCATGAGTTCCTTTGGTCAAGGGATTTCTGTTACGCAAACCCAGATGCTTCGTGCCTTTACGGCTATTGCCAATGATGGGGTTATGTTGGAGCCTAAATTTATCAGTGCCCTTTATGATCCAAATGATCAAACAGTACGTAAGTCACAAAAGGAAGTTGTGGGAAATCCTGTGTCCAAGGAAGCAGCTAGCCTGACTCGAGATCACATGGTGATGGTTGGTACAGATCCTACCTATGGTACAATGTACAATCATAGTACAGGAAAAGGGACAATCAACGTTCCTGGCTATAATGTGGCATTGAAATCAGGGACTGCCCAGATTGCGGATGAACAAAATGGAGGATATCTAAAAGGTTCAACCAACTATATTTTCTCAGTTGTCTCTATGCACCCAGCTGAAAATCCAGATTTCATCCTCTATGTGACCGTTCAACAGCCAGAACATTACTCAGGAATACAGTTAGGAGAATTTGCCAACCCTATTCTGGAAAGAGCTTCAGCAATGAAAGATACACTCAATCTTCAATCAACAGCCAAAAACTTGGATCAGGTAACATCTACAACTAGTTATGCCATGCCAGAAATGAAGGATTATAGCCCTGGAGATCTAGCTGAAGAACTCCGTCGTAACCTTGTACAACCAATTGTTATCGGTTCAGGAACAAAAATCAAAGAAAGCTCTGTAGCAGAAGGAACCAATCTAGACGCCAATCAGCAAATCTTACTCCTTTCAGATAAGGTAGAAGAGATGCCTGACTTATATGGATGGTCTAAGAAAAATGTTGAAACCTTTGCCAAATGGCTGAATATCCAAGTTGAGTTTGAAGGCACAGGAGAAACTGTTAAAAAGCAAAGTGTTCGTGCCAATACAGCTTTAAAAGATTTACAGAAAATAAAAATAACATTAGGAGATTAGAATGCTTATTTCTATCTTTGCTGGAGTGATTGCCTTTATTCTAACAGTCATAGGAATTCCAGCCTTTATCCGTTTTTACCATAAAGCACAGATTACCGGTCAACAGATGCATGAAGATGTCAAACAACACCAAGCAAAAGCCGGGACACCAACAATGGGGGGACTTGTCTTTCTCCTAGCAGGAGTTTTAGTTAGTCT is a genomic window containing:
- the ftsL gene encoding cell division protein FtsL, giving the protein MVEKRETTSQLLQARIKRFSRVEKAFYLSIAITALVLAISVVYMQTKLLQVQSDLTTVNRQIEEKKTELDDAKQEVNELIRSERLAGVADSQDLQLNNGNIRSAE
- the pbp2X gene encoding penicillin-binding protein PBP2X, translated to MKTWKEKIVHFAIKNRRTPLENRRRVGKSLSLLAVILFAVFLVNFAVIIGTGKKFGVDLVKEAYKVHQTTRTVPAKRGTIYDRNGTPIAEDATSYNVYAVIDKDYKSANGDILYVEESQYNKVAEIFHKYLDMEETYVKDQLSQPNLKQVSFGTKGNGITYANMMSIKKDLEAAKVEGVDFTTSPNRSYPNGKFASSFIGLAQLHENEDGSKSLIGTSGIESSLNRLLAGTDGIITYEKDRLGNIVPGTEQVTQQTVDGKDVYTTISSPLQSFMESQMDAFQEKVKGKYMTATLVSAKTGEILATTQRPTFDADTKEGITEDFVWRDILYQSNYEPGSTMKVMTLAAAIDNNTFPGGEYFNSSELKVADATIKDWDVNEGLTSGGMMTFSQGFAHSSNIGMTLLEQKMGDATWLDYLNRFKFGVPTRFGMSEEYAGQLPEDNIVNIAMSSFGQGISVTQTQMLRAFTAIANDGVMLEPKFISALYDPNDQTVRKSQKEVVGNPVSKEAASLTRDHMVMVGTDPTYGTMYNHSTGKGTINVPGYNVALKSGTAQIADEQNGGYLKGSTNYIFSVVSMHPAENPDFILYVTVQQPEHYSGIQLGEFANPILERASAMKDTLNLQSTAKNLDQVTSTTSYAMPEMKDYSPGDLAEELRRNLVQPIVIGSGTKIKESSVAEGTNLDANQQILLLSDKVEEMPDLYGWSKKNVETFAKWLNIQVEFEGTGETVKKQSVRANTALKDLQKIKITLGD